A single region of the Streptococcus macedonicus ACA-DC 198 genome encodes:
- the scpA gene encoding Segregation and condensation protein A: MDIKLKDFEGPLDLLLHLVSKYQMDIYDVPIVEVIEQYLAYISTLQARKLEVAGEYMVMASQLMFIKSRKLLPKVVEAESEENDPEQELLTQIEEYRRFKTISEELSAQHDERAKFYSKPKQELIFEDAVLTHDKTVMDLFLSFSHVMAEKQKELKNSNTVIERDDYRIEDMMTIIVERLNATKKLVLTTVFRECQTLPEMITIFLATLELIKVHEVEVEQEENFGDIVLRSVS; this comes from the coding sequence ATGGATATTAAGTTAAAAGATTTTGAAGGGCCTCTGGATTTGCTTTTGCACTTGGTTTCAAAATACCAAATGGATATTTATGATGTGCCAATTGTAGAAGTTATTGAGCAATATTTGGCTTATATTTCAACCTTGCAAGCCAGGAAATTAGAAGTGGCTGGTGAATATATGGTTATGGCAAGTCAGCTGATGTTTATTAAAAGCCGTAAGCTTTTGCCAAAAGTTGTCGAGGCAGAGTCAGAAGAAAACGATCCTGAACAAGAATTGCTGACCCAAATTGAGGAATATCGCCGCTTTAAAACGATTAGTGAGGAACTGTCAGCGCAGCACGACGAACGTGCTAAATTCTATTCAAAACCAAAGCAAGAATTAATTTTTGAAGATGCTGTGTTAACACACGATAAGACGGTCATGGATTTGTTCTTATCGTTTTCACATGTCATGGCTGAAAAACAAAAAGAATTAAAAAATAGCAATACAGTTATCGAACGTGATGATTACCGCATTGAGGACATGATGACAATCATTGTGGAACGTCTTAATGCGACAAAAAAACTAGTGTTGACAACCGTTTTTCGTGAATGCCAGACACTTCCTGAAATGATTACCATTTTTTTGGCAACTTTGGAATTAATCAAAGTTCACGAAGTTGAGGTTGAACAAGAAGAAAATTTTGGTGACATTGTTTTACGTAGTGTTAGCTAA
- a CDS encoding CBS domain containing protein, translating into MIAKEFEEFLLSHLEHYLIPAEDLAIFIDTHNTDHAMLLLANNGYSRVPVITKDKKYVGTISIADIMSYQAKNQLTDWELAQIDIGKMVNTKMETISETSDLTDIMHLLVDYPFLPVLNKNDQFLGIITRKSILKAVNSLLHDFTDYYTITPKDD; encoded by the coding sequence ATGATAGCAAAAGAATTTGAAGAGTTTCTTCTCAGTCATTTGGAACATTATTTGATTCCAGCAGAGGATTTAGCTATTTTTATTGATACTCATAATACCGACCATGCCATGCTTTTATTAGCTAACAATGGTTATTCGCGTGTTCCAGTTATTACCAAAGATAAAAAATATGTTGGAACCATTAGTATTGCGGATATTATGTCTTATCAAGCTAAAAATCAGCTGACAGACTGGGAACTAGCTCAAATAGATATTGGTAAAATGGTAAATACTAAAATGGAAACGATTAGTGAAACGTCGGATTTGACGGATATTATGCACCTTTTGGTAGATTACCCATTTCTACCTGTTTTAAATAAAAATGACCAGTTTTTGGGCATTATCACTCGTAAATCGATTCTAAAGGCGGTGAATAGCCTTTTACACGATTTCACTGATTATTACACGATTACTCCGAAAGATGATTGA
- the trkA gene encoding Trk system potassium uptake protein TrkA — translation MKIIVVGGGKVGTALCRSLVEEKHDVVLIEEKESVLKNITKRQDIMGIVGNGANFKILEQADVSNCDIFIALTAEDEVNMISAVLAKKMGAKETVVRVRNPEYSNAYFKDKDFLGFSLVVNPELLTARYIANSVDFPNALSVEHFVNGRVMLMEFMIADGSKLCQMTLSQFRKKFGNIVICAIERQGKLIIPDGDAVLKTGDKIFVTGNRVEMILFHNFVKTKIIKNLMIIGAGRIAYYLLNILKHTRINLKVIENNQERAELFSQEFPDVHVVQGDGTAKNVLLEESVENFDAVATLTGVDEENIITSMFLETLGVQKNITKVNRTSLLEIIDTSQFSSIVTPKSIAVDTMMHFIRGRVNAQDSNLDAMMHFIRGRVNAQDSNLDAMHHIANGRIESLQFEIRESNKMAGKSLSLLKFRDNILIAAIIRKGKTIYPTGEDVLQVGDKIVVVTFLKNITRIYDLLAR, via the coding sequence ATGAAAATAATTGTTGTCGGCGGAGGTAAGGTTGGTACCGCGCTTTGTCGCTCTCTTGTTGAAGAAAAACACGATGTTGTCTTAATTGAAGAGAAAGAATCCGTTTTAAAAAACATCACCAAACGTCAAGATATTATGGGGATTGTTGGTAACGGAGCCAATTTTAAAATTCTCGAACAAGCAGATGTTAGCAACTGTGATATCTTTATCGCCCTAACTGCCGAAGATGAAGTCAATATGATTTCTGCTGTTTTGGCTAAAAAGATGGGAGCTAAAGAAACCGTTGTTCGTGTGCGCAATCCAGAATACTCTAACGCCTATTTTAAAGATAAAGACTTTCTTGGCTTCTCACTTGTTGTCAATCCAGAGTTGCTAACAGCTCGCTACATTGCCAACTCAGTTGATTTTCCAAATGCACTTTCCGTAGAACACTTTGTCAACGGTCGCGTCATGTTAATGGAATTTATGATTGCTGACGGCAGTAAGCTTTGTCAAATGACACTTAGCCAATTCCGAAAGAAATTTGGCAATATTGTCATCTGTGCCATTGAACGCCAAGGTAAGCTGATTATTCCAGATGGTGATGCCGTTCTCAAAACGGGAGATAAGATTTTTGTCACAGGAAATCGTGTGGAAATGATTCTCTTCCACAACTTTGTCAAAACCAAAATCATTAAAAATCTGATGATTATCGGCGCAGGACGAATCGCATACTATCTCCTCAACATCTTAAAACATACAAGAATCAATCTTAAAGTGATTGAAAACAATCAGGAACGTGCTGAACTATTTAGCCAAGAGTTTCCTGATGTACATGTTGTTCAAGGTGATGGTACTGCCAAAAATGTGTTATTGGAAGAAAGTGTTGAAAACTTTGATGCTGTTGCTACCTTGACAGGGGTTGACGAAGAAAATATTATCACTTCAATGTTCCTTGAGACCTTGGGAGTGCAAAAAAATATTACCAAAGTCAACCGTACAAGTTTGCTTGAGATTATTGATACCAGTCAATTCTCAAGTATTGTCACACCAAAAAGTATCGCTGTTGATACCATGATGCACTTCATTCGCGGACGTGTTAATGCACAAGATTCAAACCTTGATGCCATGATGCACTTCATTCGCGGACGTGTTAATGCACAAGATTCAAACCTTGATGCCATGCACCACATTGCCAACGGACGCATTGAATCCTTGCAATTTGAAATTCGTGAATCCAATAAAATGGCTGGTAAGAGCTTATCATTATTGAAATTCAGAGATAATATTTTGATTGCTGCCATCATCCGCAAAGGAAAAACAATCTATCCTACAGGTGAAGATGTTCTACAAGTTGGTGATAAAATTGTCGTTGTTACCTTCTTGAAAAACATCACACGCATTTATGATTTGTTAGCGAGGTAA
- the yibK gene encoding RNA methyltransferase, TrmH family codes for MNIEEIDYHEEPNKTTNHIVLFQPQIPQNTGNIARTCAATNAPLHIIRPMGFPIDDHKMKRAGLDYWDKLDVTFYDSLDEFMEKCDGEVHLISKFANKVYSDENYNDGKQHYFLFGREDKGLPEEFMRANPEKALRIPMNDEHVRSLNLSNTVCMIVYEALRQQAFPNLELSHTYAHDKLK; via the coding sequence ATGAATATTGAAGAGATTGACTATCACGAAGAACCGAATAAAACGACGAATCATATTGTTCTTTTTCAACCACAAATTCCACAAAATACAGGAAATATTGCCAGAACTTGCGCTGCGACAAACGCTCCTTTGCACATTATTCGTCCAATGGGATTCCCAATTGATGACCATAAAATGAAACGCGCGGGGTTGGATTATTGGGACAAACTTGATGTGACATTCTATGATAGTTTGGATGAATTTATGGAAAAATGCGATGGTGAGGTTCATTTGATTAGTAAATTTGCCAACAAAGTGTATTCTGATGAAAATTATAACGACGGGAAGCAACACTATTTCCTTTTTGGGCGTGAAGATAAAGGTTTGCCAGAAGAATTTATGCGAGCTAATCCTGAAAAAGCTCTTCGCATTCCGATGAATGATGAACACGTTCGTAGCCTAAACTTATCAAATACTGTTTGTATGATTGTCTATGAAGCTCTTCGTCAGCAAGCTTTTCCGAATTTAGAATTAAGTCATACTTACGCACACGATAAATTAAAATAA
- the trkH gene encoding Potassium uptake protein TrkH: MNRSMVRYLLSKLLLIEAALLLVPMLVAIIYSEPLRVLNSIGITIGILLILGLLGSAFKPKNYHIYTKEGLLIVALCWILWSFFGALPFVLSGQIPSIIDAFFEMSSGFTTTGATILPDVSVLTHSLLFWRSFAHLIGGMGVLIFALAIMENSKNSHLEVMRAEVPGPVFGKLVSKLKETAQILYIIYLTMFVVLAIILKIASMPIYDSIVTAMGCAGTGGFAVYNDSIAHYNSSLITNIVSVAVLLFGINFNLYYFLLLRKFKAFFKDEELRTYIGIIVISTALIWLNVSGLYASAGKGLENALFEVTNVITTTGFGITDLTVWPLFSQVILLILMVIGGSAGSTAGGLKVMRALILTKISRNQVLSTLYPNRIMTLHVNYQPLDKETQRGVLKYFSLYITLLVGLILILSLDSNNFMVVVSAAASTFNNIGPMLGTSDTFAIFSPFSKLIMSFAMIAGRLEIYPMLLLFIPKTWSKY; this comes from the coding sequence ATGAATAGAAGTATGGTTCGTTACCTCCTTTCAAAATTACTCTTAATTGAAGCGGCGCTTCTACTTGTACCAATGTTGGTCGCCATTATTTATAGTGAGCCATTGCGTGTGCTCAACAGTATTGGCATTACAATTGGTATCCTTCTTATTCTTGGTTTGCTGGGTTCTGCTTTCAAGCCTAAAAATTACCACATTTATACCAAAGAAGGGTTATTGATTGTCGCTCTCTGTTGGATACTCTGGTCTTTCTTTGGAGCACTGCCTTTTGTCTTATCTGGGCAAATTCCAAGCATCATCGATGCCTTCTTTGAAATGAGCTCAGGATTTACAACAACGGGAGCAACCATTTTACCTGATGTCAGCGTCTTAACGCACTCACTTCTTTTTTGGCGAAGTTTCGCCCACTTAATCGGTGGTATGGGAGTGCTTATTTTCGCGCTAGCCATTATGGAAAATAGTAAAAATAGCCACCTCGAAGTCATGCGAGCTGAAGTCCCTGGACCTGTTTTTGGTAAATTGGTTTCCAAATTAAAAGAAACGGCACAGATTTTATACATTATTTACCTGACAATGTTCGTTGTACTTGCTATTATTTTAAAAATAGCTAGCATGCCAATATATGATAGTATCGTTACAGCCATGGGCTGTGCAGGTACTGGTGGCTTCGCTGTTTATAATGATTCGATTGCTCACTATAACAGCTCACTCATTACCAATATTGTCTCTGTTGCTGTTCTTCTTTTCGGAATCAACTTCAACTTGTATTATTTCCTACTCCTTCGTAAATTCAAAGCATTCTTTAAAGATGAAGAACTAAGAACATATATCGGCATCATTGTCATTTCTACGGCGCTTATTTGGCTCAATGTTAGTGGGCTATATGCAAGTGCTGGTAAAGGATTGGAAAATGCACTATTTGAAGTTACTAATGTAATTACGACAACAGGATTCGGAATTACTGATTTAACCGTCTGGCCGCTCTTTTCTCAAGTTATCTTGCTCATTCTGATGGTTATCGGCGGTTCGGCTGGTTCTACAGCTGGTGGGCTCAAAGTTATGCGAGCATTGATTTTAACCAAAATCTCAAGAAATCAAGTTTTATCAACGCTTTACCCTAATCGCATTATGACTCTCCATGTCAATTATCAACCACTTGACAAAGAAACGCAACGTGGTGTCTTGAAGTATTTTTCACTCTACATCACACTGTTGGTTGGACTGATTTTAATCTTATCGTTAGATAGTAATAACTTTATGGTCGTTGTCAGCGCCGCTGCTTCAACCTTCAATAATATCGGACCAATGCTTGGTACTAGTGACACATTTGCTATCTTTAGCCCATTTTCAAAATTAATCATGTCTTTTGCTATGATTGCCGGGCGTTTGGAAATTTACCCAATGTTACTACTCTTCATTCCAAAAACTTGGTCAAAATATTAA
- the rluB gene encoding Ribosomal large subunit pseudouridine synthase B: MRINKYIAHAGVASRRKAEELIKKGLVTINGKVVTELATTVKSGDVVEVEGSPIYNEEKVYYLLNKPRGVISSVSDEKGRKTVVDLLPNVTERIYPVGRLDWDTTGLLILTNDGDFTDEMIHPRNEIDKVYLARVKGIATKENLRPLTRGVVIDGKKTKPARYNIVKVDPEKNRSVVELTIHEGRNHQVKKMFESVGLLVDKLSRTQFGTLDLVGLRPGESRRLNKKEISQLHNLAVNKQK, from the coding sequence ATGAGAATTAATAAATATATTGCCCATGCGGGGGTTGCTAGTCGTCGAAAAGCTGAGGAGCTTATCAAAAAAGGCTTGGTAACGATTAATGGTAAGGTGGTTACAGAACTGGCAACAACGGTCAAATCTGGTGATGTTGTTGAGGTTGAGGGCTCACCGATTTATAATGAAGAAAAGGTTTATTATCTTCTTAATAAGCCTCGTGGTGTCATTTCAAGTGTTTCAGATGAAAAAGGTCGTAAAACAGTTGTTGACTTGCTGCCAAATGTTACCGAACGCATTTATCCTGTTGGACGTTTGGACTGGGATACAACTGGGCTTTTGATTTTGACTAATGATGGTGATTTTACAGATGAAATGATTCACCCACGTAATGAAATTGACAAAGTCTATTTGGCGCGTGTTAAAGGTATTGCAACGAAGGAAAACTTACGCCCATTGACACGTGGTGTGGTGATTGATGGTAAAAAGACAAAACCAGCACGCTACAATATTGTCAAGGTTGACCCTGAAAAAAATCGTTCAGTCGTTGAGTTAACTATCCACGAAGGACGCAATCACCAAGTCAAGAAAATGTTTGAATCTGTTGGACTTTTGGTGGATAAATTGTCTCGTACACAGTTTGGAACGCTTGATTTGGTAGGACTTCGTCCAGGCGAATCACGTCGTCTCAACAAAAAGGAAATCAGTCAATTGCACAATCTGGCTGTCAATAAACAAAAATGA
- a CDS encoding Bacterial/Archaeal Transporter family protein, translating to MWVLFAILSAVFAALTSILAKIGISGVNSNLATAIRTVVVVFMAWGIVFITNAQSGIGDINRKSWLFLILSGLATGASWLFYYRALQMGDASKVASIDKLSVVITLILAFIFLNEQLTLKSMLGCLLIVVGSLLMIL from the coding sequence ATGTGGGTTTTATTTGCGATTTTATCGGCGGTATTTGCTGCGTTAACGTCTATCTTAGCTAAAATTGGGATAAGTGGTGTCAATTCAAATTTAGCGACAGCTATCAGAACAGTTGTTGTGGTTTTCATGGCTTGGGGAATAGTCTTTATCACAAATGCTCAGAGTGGTATTGGTGATATTAACCGAAAAAGTTGGTTGTTTTTGATATTGTCTGGGCTTGCTACTGGTGCTTCTTGGTTATTTTATTATCGCGCTTTACAAATGGGCGACGCTTCAAAAGTAGCTTCGATAGATAAATTAAGTGTTGTCATCACTTTGATTTTAGCCTTCATTTTTCTAAATGAACAGCTAACTTTAAAGTCAATGCTTGGGTGTCTGCTGATTGTGGTTGGAAGCCTTTTGATGATTTTGTAA
- a CDS encoding putative short-chain dehydrogenase — translation MEILKDYTCITGASSGIGAETAKQFAKLGNNLILVARRQEKLEELRETISSHFPELYVIIKVVDLSKSHDVFKLYEDLKSYHIKTWINNAGFGNYDSLEHQNLKKVLEMLHLNIEALTILSSLYVRDYKDCEGAQLINVSSRGGYMMVPDAVTYCASKFYVSSFTEDLALELREIHNLLRAKVLAPAATKTEFGQIATDSDKYDYDEAFSKYHTSEEMAQFLIKLYQSNQTVGLVDVKTFEFHLSEQLFNH, via the coding sequence ATGGAAATTCTAAAAGATTATACTTGCATTACTGGTGCAAGTTCTGGTATTGGAGCAGAAACAGCAAAACAATTTGCAAAGCTGGGAAATAACCTTATCTTAGTTGCTAGACGTCAAGAAAAATTAGAAGAATTACGCGAGACTATTTCGTCACATTTTCCAGAATTATATGTGATTATTAAGGTTGTTGATCTTTCTAAAAGTCATGATGTTTTTAAACTTTACGAAGATTTAAAATCGTATCACATAAAAACGTGGATAAATAATGCTGGCTTTGGGAACTATGATAGTCTAGAACATCAAAATCTAAAAAAGTTTTAGAAATGTTACACTTAAATATTGAGGCATTGACAATACTATCTAGCTTATATGTAAGAGATTATAAGGACTGTGAAGGTGCTCAACTTATTAATGTTTCTTCTAGAGGTGGCTATATGATGGTACCTGATGCAGTTACTTATTGTGCTAGTAAGTTTTATGTTAGCTCATTTACAGAAGACTTAGCGCTAGAATTAAGAGAAATTCACAATTTATTGAGAGCAAAAGTTCTAGCACCAGCAGCAACAAAAACGGAGTTTGGACAAATTGCTACTGATTCTGATAAGTATGATTATGACGAAGCATTTTCTAAATATCATACAAGTGAAGAAATGGCACAATTTCTGATTAAACTATATCAAAGCAACCAAACAGTTGGTTTAGTGGATGTTAAGACTTTTGAATTTCACCTTAGTGAACAATTATTTAATCACTAA
- a CDS encoding Alpha-hemolysin family protein, translated as MMKKSLIALVKWYQKRISPMSPPSCRYRPTCSNYMIGAIEKHGLKGILMGIARIIRCHPFVTGGDDPVPDYFTLRRNKDFRTKKEEG; from the coding sequence ATGATGAAAAAAAGTCTTATTGCTCTTGTGAAATGGTATCAAAAACGGATTTCACCCATGTCACCGCCGTCATGTCGCTATCGCCCAACGTGTTCTAATTACATGATTGGCGCGATTGAAAAGCATGGTTTAAAAGGTATTTTAATGGGAATTGCACGTATTATACGTTGTCATCCATTTGTGACAGGTGGCGATGACCCAGTTCCAGACTATTTTACGCTTCGACGCAATAAAGATTTTCGCACAAAGAAAGAGGAAGGCTAA
- the scpB gene encoding Segregation and condensation protein B, whose amino-acid sequence MNYLAQIEALLFVAGEEGLSLRHLASMVNLTPTALQQQLEKLAQKYETDETSSLCMIKTAGNYKIVTKEIFADLLREFAKTPVNQSLSRASLEVLSIIAYKQPITRIEVDDIRGVNSSSAISKLMTLGLITEAGKKEVIGRPNLYATTDYFLDFMGINDLSELIDVSNIELVDEEMTLFDNSGLPEEG is encoded by the coding sequence ATGAACTATTTAGCTCAGATTGAAGCCCTCCTTTTTGTGGCAGGTGAAGAGGGATTGAGCTTGCGACATTTGGCTAGTATGGTTAATTTAACCCCGACAGCTCTCCAACAACAATTGGAAAAATTAGCCCAAAAATATGAAACAGATGAGACATCAAGTCTCTGTATGATTAAAACCGCAGGTAATTATAAAATTGTAACGAAGGAAATCTTTGCTGACTTACTACGAGAGTTTGCTAAGACACCTGTCAACCAAAGTTTATCGCGTGCGAGTTTAGAAGTTCTGTCCATTATTGCTTATAAGCAACCTATTACACGTATTGAAGTTGATGATATTCGTGGGGTGAATTCAAGCAGCGCTATTAGCAAACTAATGACTTTAGGACTGATTACAGAAGCAGGGAAAAAAGAAGTTATTGGTCGTCCAAATCTATATGCGACAACTGATTATTTCTTAGATTTCATGGGCATTAACGACTTGAGTGAATTAATCGACGTTTCCAATATTGAGTTGGTCGATGAGGAAATGACCCTTTTTGATAATTCTGGCTTGCCTGAAGAAGGTTAG
- the ribU gene encoding Substrate-specific component RibU of riboflavin ECF transporter — protein MSETMTNTRKIAHIAILSTLSFLLMYLQFPLIPSASFLQFDFSVLPVLVGLVMFDLKSALGILILRTLLKLLLNNGGVSTIIGLPMNVVALGVFVVALAILWKQKPSLKNYLLASVVGTLGLTVAMFVLNYVYAVPLYAKFANFDISAILGLGNYLFAMVIPFNLIEGIIFSVTFFILYSCLKPILEID, from the coding sequence ATGTCTGAAACAATGACTAATACGCGTAAAATTGCTCATATTGCGATTTTATCAACACTTTCTTTTTTGCTGATGTATCTTCAGTTTCCACTGATTCCGTCAGCTAGTTTTTTACAGTTTGATTTTTCAGTTTTGCCTGTTTTAGTTGGGCTTGTGATGTTTGATTTGAAGAGTGCTTTGGGAATTCTAATTCTTCGTACTTTGCTAAAGCTTTTGCTAAATAACGGTGGTGTTTCAACGATTATTGGTTTGCCAATGAATGTTGTTGCTCTAGGTGTCTTTGTAGTAGCGCTAGCCATTCTTTGGAAACAAAAACCAAGCTTGAAAAATTACTTACTAGCATCAGTCGTGGGAACGCTTGGCTTAACCGTGGCAATGTTTGTACTTAATTATGTTTACGCTGTGCCACTTTATGCCAAATTTGCGAATTTTGATATTTCTGCTATTTTGGGTTTGGGAAACTATCTCTTTGCCATGGTCATTCCATTTAACCTAATTGAAGGGATTATCTTTTCGGTGACATTCTTTATTTTATATAGTTGCCTTAAACCAATTTTAGAAATAGATTAA
- a CDS encoding Phosphoesterase — protein MANKTIIVMSDSHGDREIINDIKTKYQGEVDAIFHNGDSELPSSDTIWEGIKVVRGNCDYDNGYPERLITYLGDVVVAQTHGHLYNINFTWDRLDLFAQEANANICLYGHLHRPAAWRNGKTIFINSGSVLQPRGDVKEKLYAKVDITDDKIKVNYYTRNHDLFPALSKEFDR, from the coding sequence ATGGCAAACAAAACAATAATTGTAATGAGTGACTCTCATGGTGACCGTGAGATTATCAATGATATTAAGACAAAATACCAAGGGGAAGTAGATGCTATTTTCCACAATGGTGATTCTGAATTGCCAAGTTCGGACACGATTTGGGAAGGTATCAAGGTGGTTCGTGGCAACTGCGATTATGACAATGGTTATCCTGAAAGATTAATCACTTATCTCGGTGATGTTGTTGTGGCACAAACACACGGTCATCTTTATAATATTAATTTTACGTGGGATAGATTGGATTTATTTGCCCAAGAAGCGAATGCTAATATTTGCCTTTATGGTCATCTACATCGTCCAGCAGCTTGGCGCAATGGCAAAACAATCTTTATCAACTCAGGTAGTGTTTTACAACCACGTGGTGATGTGAAAGAAAAACTCTATGCCAAAGTTGACATTACTGATGATAAGATTAAGGTAAATTATTACACACGTAATCACGACCTTTTTCCTGCACTTTCTAAGGAATTTGATAGATGA
- a CDS encoding Tyrosine recombinase XerD, with protein MIDFIQDFIDSKPLSENTKNAYFYDLQQFIEAIDGKVNKEKLALYEHSLSPLRASAKKRKISAVNQFLYFLYETDRLNHFYKLSNKEKITTKPVELALLDYSSFYQETNCQAGQLIALLMIELGLSPSDIQQLKVADFDLNFAVLRVQRAGLVRVLELPEKLLLYVAASSSENQLYLFDNQGKTYSRQWFFNQLKSFLATLDLDYLSAQAIRQQYILHQKAAGKSILEVSRNLGLKSPVTLEKFYK; from the coding sequence ATGATTGATTTTATTCAAGATTTTATTGATAGCAAGCCCTTATCTGAAAATACAAAGAATGCCTATTTTTATGATTTGCAACAATTCATTGAAGCTATTGATGGCAAAGTTAACAAAGAAAAGCTGGCATTGTATGAACACTCTTTGTCGCCTTTAAGAGCTTCGGCTAAAAAACGAAAAATTTCAGCGGTCAATCAGTTTCTGTATTTCTTATATGAAACAGACCGACTGAACCATTTTTACAAGTTGAGTAATAAAGAGAAAATAACAACAAAACCAGTTGAGCTGGCGCTTTTGGATTATAGTTCTTTTTATCAAGAAACGAATTGTCAAGCAGGGCAGCTAATTGCGCTTTTGATGATTGAACTTGGTTTATCACCAAGTGATATTCAACAGTTAAAAGTTGCTGATTTTGATTTGAATTTTGCTGTTTTGCGCGTGCAAAGAGCAGGTTTAGTGAGGGTTTTAGAGCTTCCTGAAAAATTATTGCTTTATGTAGCAGCAAGTTCTTCAGAGAATCAGCTTTATCTTTTTGACAATCAAGGGAAAACTTATTCACGTCAATGGTTTTTCAATCAACTAAAATCATTTTTAGCAACCTTGGATTTAGATTACTTATCTGCGCAGGCAATTCGCCAGCAATACATTTTGCATCAAAAAGCAGCAGGTAAATCAATATTGGAGGTTAGTCGTAATCTGGGCCTTAAAAGTCCAGTGACTTTAGAGAAATTTTATAAATAA
- a CDS encoding Nucleoside 5-triphosphatase RdgB (dHAPTP, dITP, XTP-specific), giving the protein MTDKIYEYRDAENWFLGEWGGFNTISGLGNISNDALSELSLKVAKLNTSKCYGNCHGDCHSDDRNGYNVTVVKKSSDFQLIRFVADIINQETNRKLEVTQRAGAVIVTEAEQLLLVHLPENGVEASAFFGQTSETAFGDTILIATRNEGKTKEFRKMFEKIGIKVENLNDYPDLPEVEETGMTFEENARLKAETISKLTGKMVLADDSGLKVDALGGLPGVWSARFSGPDATDESNNAKLLHELAMVFDHKERSAQFHTTLVVAAPDKDSLVVEADWPGYIAMEAKGDNGFGYDPLFMVGETGRHAAELTAEEKNDISHRGLAVKKLMEAFPVWQTKQ; this is encoded by the coding sequence ATGACTGATAAAATTTATGAGTATAGAGATGCTGAAAATTGGTTCCTTGGTGAATGGGGCGGATTTAACACCATTTCAGGTTTAGGAAACATTAGTAATGATGCCCTTTCTGAATTGAGTTTAAAAGTGGCTAAATTGAACACAAGCAAGTGTTACGGTAATTGCCACGGAGATTGTCATTCCGATGATAGAAATGGTTATAATGTGACTGTTGTGAAAAAATCATCAGATTTTCAATTGATTCGTTTTGTCGCTGATATAATTAATCAAGAAACAAATCGCAAGCTTGAAGTGACACAACGTGCGGGAGCAGTGATTGTTACGGAAGCTGAACAATTGCTCTTGGTTCATTTGCCAGAAAACGGTGTTGAAGCATCGGCTTTCTTTGGACAAACTTCTGAAACTGCCTTTGGTGATACGATTTTGATTGCAACACGTAATGAAGGCAAGACCAAAGAATTCCGTAAGATGTTTGAAAAAATCGGTATCAAGGTTGAAAATCTTAATGATTATCCTGATTTACCAGAAGTTGAAGAAACTGGCATGACTTTTGAGGAAAATGCACGTTTGAAAGCTGAAACCATTTCAAAATTGACAGGGAAAATGGTCTTGGCAGATGATTCAGGATTGAAAGTTGATGCTCTTGGTGGACTTCCTGGGGTTTGGTCAGCTCGTTTTTCTGGACCAGATGCGACTGACGAATCAAATAATGCCAAATTACTTCATGAGTTGGCTATGGTATTTGACCATAAAGAGCGTTCTGCACAATTCCATACTACTTTGGTGGTTGCAGCACCAGACAAAGACAGTTTAGTTGTTGAAGCTGACTGGCCAGGATACATTGCAATGGAAGCAAAAGGCGATAACGGCTTTGGCTATGACCCATTGTTTATGGTCGGTGAAACTGGACGTCACGCAGCTGAATTGACTGCTGAAGAAAAAAATGATATTTCGCACAGAGGATTGGCTGTTAAGAAATTAATGGAGGCATTCCCAGTATGGCAAACAAAACAATAA